In a single window of the Nicotiana tomentosiformis chromosome 8, ASM39032v3, whole genome shotgun sequence genome:
- the LOC138897084 gene encoding uncharacterized protein → MKTSEYAIIDQLRKTPSHVSLLPLLLSSNEHQKVLLKILNEAYVSVETSVEQLERMAERFFEVNRISFSHDDLPLEGAAHNKALHLTVKCEGYYVKKVMLDGGSGVDICPLSTLQGMEIGTERIRPNNVCVHAFDGVKQDTIGEIDLILTIGPVDFEVTFKVLDMDTSYNFLLESPWIHAAGVVPSTLHQMVKFEYENQEIVVHGEDEQSIYRDPSVPCLKAREGSEHIVYQAFEIMVTDQCEEGAPFPQPCLSNASVMVASEMIKHGYKPGKGLGVSLQGIIEPVTSSANEKFFGVGFRATEADRKWPDESKKNGWVLPQPIPHLAKSFVEPKYVEEEEAFTAEEIKDICKAMKQMLYESHMVQPGEGTSTAEVLYMGPNAKLQNWKATTFPQRKFKTDISDKIKEEVTKQLKASVIRVVRYTTWLANVVHVLKKEGKTRVCVDYRDLNKASPKDNFPLPNIHILVDNCAKHEIQSFVDCYVRYHQVLMDEEDAEKTVFTTPWGTYCYRVMPFGLKNVGATYMRAMTAIL, encoded by the exons ATGAAAACGTCAGAATATGCCATAATTGATCAACTCAGGAAGACTCCTTCCCATGTTTCGCTTTTACCCCTGCTGTTGAGCTCAAATGAACATCAGAAGGTACTCTTGAAAATATTGAATGAGGCATATGTCTCGGTTGAAACTTCAGTCGAACAATTGGAGAGAATGGCTGAACGATTCTTCGAAGTCAACAGGATTTCTTTCAGCCATGATGACTTGCCCCTAGAGGGAGCTGCCCACAACAAAGCCCTTCATTTGACTGTCAAATGTGAAGGTTATTATGTGAAGAAGGTCATGCTAGATGGTGGGTCTGGGGTCGACATTTGCCCTCTCTCAACGCTCCAGGGGATGGAAATTGGAACAGAAAGAATTCGACCAAATAATGTCTGTGTGCACGCTTTTGATGGTGTCAAGCAAGATACAATAGGGGAAATCGATTTGATTTTGACCATTGGCCCCGTGGATTTCGAAGTGACTTTCAAGGTTCTAGACATGGATACCTCATATAATTTTCTCCTCGAAAGTCCATGGATTCACGCTGCAGGAGTTGTGCCCTCCACTCtccatcaaatggtcaaatttgaGTATGAAAATCAAGAAATTGTTGTACATGGGGAGGATGAACAGTCCATTTACAGGGACCCTTCAGTCCCGTGTCTCAAAGCTAGAGAAGGAAGTGAGCACATTGTCTATCAAGCCTTCGAAATTATGGTCACCGACCAATGCGAAGAAGGGGCCCCGTTCCCTCAACCTTGCTTATCTAATGCATCGGTCATGGTCGCCAGTGAAATGATTAAACATGGGTACAAGCCCGGAAAGGGGCTCGGGGTATCTCTACAAGGCATCATAGAGCCCGTTACTTCATCCGCCAATGAGAAGTTTTTCGGCGTAGGTTTCCGAGCTACAGAGGCCGATAGAAAATGGCCTGATGAGAGCAAGAAAAATGGGTGGGTCCTGCCTCAGCCCATTCCGCATCTCGCCAAGTCATTTGTTGAGCCCAAAtatgtagaagaagaagaggccttCACGGCCGAAGAGATTAAGGACATTTGTAAAGCCATGAAACAAATGTTGTATGAGTCCCACATGGTCCAGCCGGGGGAAGGCACGAGCACTGCTGAGGTGTTATACATGGGACCAAATGCCAAGCTTCAGAATTGGAAAGCTACCACATTCCCT CAAAGAAAGTTTAAAACGGACATCAGtgataagatcaaagaagaagtcaccaaacaaTTAAAAGCTAGTGTGATTCGGGTGGTCCGATACACCACATGGTTGGCTAATGTGGTCCATGTGCTAAAGAAGGAAGGGAAAACCCGAGTGTGCGTTGATTATCGGGATTTGAACAAGGCAAGCCCAAAGGACAACTTTCCACTGCCAAACATTCATATTCTTGTTGACAACTGTGCCAAACATGAGATACAGTCCTTCGTAGATTGCTATGTTAGGTACCACCAGgttctgatggatgaagaagacgCAGAAAAGACGGTTTTCACCACACCTTGGGGAACTtactgttacagggtcatgccatttggtctGAAAAATGTCGGGGCaacctacatgagagccatgactgcCATTTTGTAG
- the LOC138897085 gene encoding uncharacterized protein: MAYFGESLTGIVSEWYMDQDISNWHIWDDLARDFVRQFQYNVDIVPDRNSLTNFKNKTTECFCEYAIKWREQAARAKPPMDETEMVNVFLQAQEADYFQNMMSAMGKLFAKAIKIGEMVENGLKTSRIISQSAFRATSQAI, encoded by the coding sequence ATGGCCTATTTCGGGGAGAGCTTGACCGGAATTGTGTCAGAATGGTACATGGACCAAGACATCTCCAATTGGCATATATGGGACGACTTGGCTCGAGATTTCGTCAGGCAATTTCAATACAATGTTGATATAGTTCCAGATAGGAATTCCCTAACCAATTTCAAGAATAAAACCACAGAATGTTTCTGTGAATACGCTATCAAGTGGCGTGAGCAAGCAGCCAGAGCGAAACCACCAATGGATGAGACAGAAATGGTCAATGTTTTCTTGCAGGCCCAAGAGGCCGATTACTTCCAGAATATGATGTCTGCCATGGGCAAACTGTTCGCGAAGGCCATAAAAATCGGAGAAATGGTAGAAAACGGCCTAAAAACTAGCCGGATCATAAGTCAATCTGCTTTCAGAGCCACTTCCCAAGCCATCTAG